A single genomic interval of Agromyces cerinus harbors:
- a CDS encoding DNA polymerase III subunit gamma and tau, translated as MVTALYRRYRPETFAEMIGQSQVTEPLMTALRTDRVNHAYLFSGPRGCGKTTSARILARCLNCAEGPTDVPCGVCPSCVELARGGGGSLDVVEIDAASHNGVDDARDLRERAVFAPARDRFKIFILDEAHMVTPQGFNALLKLVEEPPEHIKFIFATTEPDKVLGTIRSRTHHYPFRLVPPGPMLEYVQQLCTEEGVEVAPGVLPLVVRAGGGSPRDTLSLLDQLIAGSDGPTIDYERAVALLGYTHGALLDEVVDAIGAGDAAGAFAAADRVVQTGQDPRRFVEDLLERLRDLIVVAASSPETAAAVLRGVPEDELARMAAQAAAFGQAELSRVADLVNQTLTEMTGATSPRLHLELMLARVLVPAADDTERGALVRVERLERRVGVVDAAGASLEAPDARPARPEPVATAARVPAERAVTPAPVQAPPAAPADAVPAAAPSPTTSETAAPVKAQPVAPEPVAPAKPVGPVTLQQIRDAWPEVLSSLQRTKRSAWMVAFTAQVRDFRDGDVLVLAFPSEHDVAGFRGGAPGQSVSELLRGAIVDVLGVRVKFVARVDGAGGSPAGGAPVATPPAPASPPAPVPPSTRPADAASDSVSGSAKPATAETSAAGARPTASASASATRSAPGAGSQPSVPAPTAPAPSGPVDSWATVAIPRDPSESDGAESAQSGGRTATALAERPAPAEAAPVAEATVASVPARVDVGDLPDDADAPPEDEEPPFDPGPEPELILEAAAPVVAAAPVSAPAAPSAPAAPVAGADRAPKRAARPQSTTNDGGIQRYGEAVVREVLGATFLEEVEAPSRPGFGERG; from the coding sequence GTGGTCACCGCCCTGTATCGCCGCTACCGGCCAGAGACGTTCGCCGAGATGATCGGCCAGTCCCAGGTGACGGAGCCGCTCATGACGGCGCTCCGCACCGATCGTGTCAATCACGCCTACCTGTTCAGCGGCCCTCGCGGCTGCGGCAAGACGACGTCGGCGCGCATCCTCGCCCGCTGCCTGAACTGCGCAGAGGGCCCGACGGATGTCCCATGCGGCGTCTGCCCCAGTTGCGTCGAGCTCGCTCGCGGCGGCGGCGGGTCGCTCGACGTCGTCGAGATCGACGCGGCGAGCCACAACGGCGTCGACGACGCGCGCGACCTGCGCGAGCGCGCCGTGTTCGCCCCGGCGCGCGACCGGTTCAAGATCTTCATCCTCGACGAGGCCCACATGGTCACGCCGCAGGGCTTCAACGCGCTGCTGAAGCTCGTCGAGGAGCCGCCCGAGCACATCAAGTTCATCTTCGCGACGACCGAGCCCGACAAGGTGCTCGGCACGATCCGCTCGCGCACGCACCACTACCCGTTCCGCCTCGTGCCGCCTGGGCCGATGCTCGAGTACGTGCAGCAGCTCTGCACCGAAGAGGGCGTCGAGGTCGCGCCGGGCGTGCTGCCGCTCGTCGTGCGCGCCGGCGGCGGGTCGCCGCGAGACACGCTCTCGCTCCTCGACCAGCTCATCGCCGGCTCCGACGGCCCGACCATCGACTACGAGCGGGCCGTCGCCCTGCTCGGCTACACCCACGGCGCCCTGCTCGACGAGGTCGTCGACGCGATCGGCGCGGGCGATGCGGCCGGGGCGTTCGCCGCGGCCGACCGGGTCGTGCAGACCGGTCAAGACCCCCGTCGCTTCGTCGAAGACCTGCTCGAGCGCCTTCGCGACCTCATCGTCGTCGCGGCCTCCTCGCCCGAGACGGCCGCCGCGGTGCTTCGCGGAGTGCCCGAAGACGAGCTCGCCCGCATGGCGGCACAGGCCGCCGCGTTCGGCCAGGCCGAGCTGTCGCGGGTCGCCGACCTCGTCAACCAGACCCTCACCGAGATGACCGGTGCCACCTCGCCGCGCCTGCACCTCGAGCTCATGCTCGCGCGGGTGCTCGTGCCCGCGGCCGACGACACCGAGCGGGGTGCGCTCGTGCGCGTCGAGCGGCTCGAACGGCGGGTCGGCGTGGTCGATGCCGCCGGGGCTTCTCTCGAAGCCCCCGACGCGCGACCCGCTCGTCCCGAGCCGGTGGCCACGGCGGCACGGGTACCGGCCGAGCGTGCGGTGACGCCGGCACCGGTGCAGGCACCGCCGGCCGCACCGGCTGACGCCGTGCCTGCGGCGGCGCCGTCACCGACCACGTCGGAGACGGCCGCGCCTGTGAAGGCCCAGCCCGTTGCGCCCGAGCCGGTTGCGCCCGCGAAGCCCGTCGGACCGGTCACGCTCCAGCAGATCCGTGATGCCTGGCCCGAAGTGCTCTCCTCGCTCCAGCGCACCAAGCGCAGTGCCTGGATGGTGGCGTTCACCGCGCAGGTGCGCGACTTCCGCGACGGCGACGTGCTCGTCCTCGCGTTCCCGAGCGAGCACGACGTCGCGGGCTTCCGCGGCGGTGCGCCCGGGCAGAGTGTCAGCGAGCTGCTCCGCGGCGCCATCGTCGACGTGCTCGGCGTGCGGGTGAAGTTCGTCGCCCGGGTCGACGGCGCCGGTGGCTCGCCGGCCGGCGGTGCTCCGGTCGCCACCCCGCCGGCGCCCGCGTCCCCGCCCGCACCGGTGCCGCCGTCGACGCGGCCTGCAGACGCAGCGAGCGACTCGGTGTCAGGCTCGGCGAAGCCGGCAACGGCCGAGACCTCTGCCGCTGGTGCGCGCCCGACGGCGTCAGCATCCGCGTCCGCGACACGATCGGCGCCCGGTGCCGGCTCGCAGCCGAGCGTGCCGGCCCCGACCGCGCCGGCTCCATCCGGTCCCGTCGACTCATGGGCGACCGTGGCCATCCCTCGTGACCCGAGCGAGAGCGACGGGGCCGAGTCAGCGCAGTCGGGCGGCCGTACCGCGACGGCGCTCGCCGAACGGCCCGCACCGGCAGAAGCGGCGCCCGTCGCCGAGGCGACCGTCGCGTCGGTGCCCGCTCGAGTCGACGTCGGCGATCTGCCCGACGACGCCGATGCGCCGCCCGAAGACGAGGAGCCGCCCTTCGATCCGGGGCCGGAGCCCGAGCTGATCCTCGAAGCAGCCGCACCCGTCGTAGCCGCTGCGCCGGTCTCGGCGCCCGCTGCCCCGTCGGCCCCGGCTGCTCCCGTGGCCGGCGCCGACCGCGCGCCAAAGCGCGCCGCCCGCCCGCAGTCGACCACCAACGACGGCGGCATCCAGCGCTACGGCGAGGCCGTCGTGCGCGAGGTACTCGGTGCGACCTTCCTCGAAGAGGTCGAAGCGCCGTCGCGGCCCGGCTTCGGGGAGCGTGGCTGA
- the recR gene encoding recombination mediator RecR, with protein MYEGIVQELIDELGRLPGIGPKSAQRIAFHIVQTEHFDVSRLAEILMQIREKVRFCEICGNVSEEATCGICRDPRRDPALICVVEEAKDVVAIERTREFRGLYHVLGGAISPIDGIGPDELRIRQLMQRLADATVTEVIIATDPNLEGEATATYLSRLLSTLEIRVTRLASGLPVGGDLEYADEVTLGRAFEGRRVVG; from the coding sequence ATGTACGAAGGCATCGTCCAGGAACTGATCGACGAGCTCGGTCGCCTGCCGGGCATCGGTCCGAAGTCCGCCCAGCGAATCGCGTTCCACATCGTGCAGACCGAGCACTTCGACGTCAGTCGACTGGCCGAGATCCTCATGCAGATTCGCGAGAAGGTGCGGTTCTGCGAGATCTGCGGCAACGTCTCCGAAGAGGCGACGTGCGGCATCTGCCGAGACCCGCGACGCGACCCTGCGCTCATCTGCGTGGTCGAGGAGGCGAAAGACGTCGTCGCCATCGAGCGCACCCGCGAGTTCCGCGGGCTCTACCACGTGCTCGGCGGAGCGATCAGCCCGATCGACGGCATCGGCCCCGATGAGCTGCGCATCCGCCAGCTGATGCAGCGACTCGCCGATGCGACCGTGACCGAGGTCATCATCGCCACCGACCCGAACCTCGAGGGCGAGGCGACCGCGACCTACCTCAGCCGTCTGCTGTCGACCCTCGAGATCCGTGTCACGCGTCTCGCCTCGGGCCTGCCCGTCGGCGGCGACCTCGAGTACGCCGACGAGGTCACCCTCGGGCGGGCGTTCGAGGGGCGTCGCGTCGTCGGTTGA
- a CDS encoding nuclear transport factor 2 family protein, whose amino-acid sequence MASRGAEWVAGYVAAWESNDPAEIGALFTDDARYFTSPDSEPRVGRDAIVAGWLEDLDDPGSWAFDWRIVHEDHDFVVIEGRTVYPAERDYLNLWIVRLADDGRATEYTEWYMARSHKG is encoded by the coding sequence ATGGCGAGCAGGGGTGCGGAGTGGGTCGCTGGGTACGTCGCGGCATGGGAGTCGAACGATCCGGCTGAGATCGGGGCGCTCTTCACCGATGACGCCCGGTACTTCACGAGTCCCGATTCGGAGCCGAGAGTCGGCCGCGACGCGATCGTCGCGGGTTGGCTCGAAGACCTCGACGATCCCGGCTCCTGGGCGTTCGACTGGCGCATCGTGCACGAGGACCACGACTTCGTCGTGATCGAGGGGCGCACCGTGTATCCGGCCGAGCGCGACTACCTGAACCTCTGGATCGTGCGCCTCGCTGACGACGGCAGGGCCACCGAGTACACCGAGTGGTACATGGCGCGGTCGCACAAGGGCTGA
- a CDS encoding ScyD/ScyE family protein, with protein MSRRLRSIPAAVTAIVGLSLFIVAVPSANAAPPGSDPVTVATGLDNPRQIAVGPGQRLYVAEAGTADSCGPIPGVGPEFLVCGLTGAVTEVNGAEQRRVVTALPTMSFNGEVIGASDVDVRGNTITVLIGGLSGAATARDALPAQYAALGTLRTGRLQSVPITGADLALAVDLNAYEIANNPDGNIPPDSNAVGFTALNSKNWAVTDAGANDLLTVGTRGESTVAVFPDGPPVPNPFGPGLIAPQAVPTDVVVGPDGAYYVSQLTGFPFPTGGSTIWRVTADGQVSAYATGLTMVTSLAWRGSTLYAVQLDDANFFDGHVGSLRKITAGGSVHEAVAANLSAPYGVAIRGNSAFLTIDSVSAGDGSVIRVDLR; from the coding sequence ATGTCTCGCAGACTTCGTTCGATTCCTGCCGCGGTCACCGCGATCGTCGGCCTCAGCCTCTTCATCGTGGCCGTACCGTCGGCCAACGCGGCTCCGCCCGGGTCCGACCCGGTTACGGTCGCCACGGGGCTCGACAATCCGCGGCAGATCGCAGTCGGCCCGGGCCAGCGCCTCTACGTCGCCGAAGCCGGCACGGCCGATTCCTGCGGCCCCATTCCCGGGGTCGGTCCGGAGTTCCTGGTGTGCGGCCTGACCGGGGCGGTGACCGAGGTCAACGGCGCCGAGCAGCGACGGGTCGTGACCGCGCTGCCCACGATGAGCTTCAACGGCGAGGTCATCGGCGCATCCGACGTCGATGTGCGCGGCAACACGATCACCGTGCTGATCGGCGGCCTGAGCGGCGCCGCGACAGCGCGCGACGCCCTGCCGGCCCAGTACGCCGCCCTCGGCACACTGCGCACGGGGCGGTTGCAGTCGGTGCCGATCACCGGAGCCGATCTCGCCCTCGCGGTCGACCTCAACGCCTACGAGATCGCGAACAACCCGGACGGCAACATCCCGCCCGACAGCAACGCGGTCGGATTCACGGCGCTGAACTCCAAGAACTGGGCGGTCACCGACGCGGGCGCCAACGACCTGCTCACGGTCGGCACTCGCGGCGAGAGCACCGTCGCGGTGTTCCCCGATGGGCCGCCCGTGCCGAACCCCTTCGGTCCCGGGCTGATCGCGCCGCAGGCGGTGCCGACCGACGTCGTGGTGGGCCCCGATGGCGCATACTACGTGTCGCAGCTGACGGGCTTCCCCTTCCCGACCGGCGGATCGACGATCTGGCGCGTGACCGCTGACGGGCAGGTGTCGGCGTACGCCACCGGCCTCACGATGGTCACGAGCCTCGCCTGGAGGGGCAGCACGCTCTACGCCGTGCAACTCGACGATGCGAACTTCTTCGACGGACACGTCGGCTCGCTGCGCAAGATCACGGCGGGCGGCTCGGTGCACGAGGCGGTCGCGGCGAACCTGTCGGCACCGTACGGCGTGGCGATCCGCGGCAACTCCGCGTTCCTCACCATCGACTCGGTCTCGGCGGGAGACGGCTCCGTGATCCGGGTCGACCTCCGCTGA
- a CDS encoding aspartate kinase → MSLIVQKFGGSSVADAESIKRVAKRIVETRKAGNDVVVAVSAMGDSTDELLDLANEVTPLPAPRELDMLLSAGERISMALLAMAIKGMGHEARSFTGSQAGMITDATHGAARIVDVTPVRLREALDDGAIVIVAGFQGFNRDTRDITTLGRGGSDTTAVALAAALDADVCEIYTDVDGVFTSDPRIVKKARKLDRITSEEMLELAASGAKVLHIRAVEYARRHGVTLHVRSSFNNSEGTIVYDPARLPEGEAVEESVIAGVAVDLTEAKITVVGVPDKPGVAAKIFKIVAGTNANVDMIVQNVSAASTGRTDISFTLPKSDGERALTALAGAQEAIGFLSLQYDDQIGKLSLVGAAMRSAAGVSARLFEALYTAGINIEMISTSEIRISVVTRADSVHAAARAVHSAFELDGDDDAVVHGGTGR, encoded by the coding sequence GTGAGCTTGATCGTGCAGAAGTTCGGCGGGTCGTCCGTCGCCGACGCGGAGAGCATCAAGCGGGTCGCCAAGCGCATCGTCGAGACCCGCAAGGCCGGCAACGACGTCGTCGTGGCGGTCTCCGCGATGGGCGATTCGACCGACGAGCTGCTCGACCTCGCGAACGAGGTCACGCCGCTCCCGGCGCCGCGCGAGCTCGACATGCTGCTCTCGGCGGGCGAGCGCATCTCGATGGCGCTGCTCGCGATGGCGATCAAGGGCATGGGCCACGAGGCGCGCTCGTTCACGGGCAGCCAGGCCGGCATGATCACCGACGCCACCCACGGCGCCGCCCGCATCGTCGACGTCACCCCGGTGCGGCTGCGCGAGGCGCTCGACGACGGCGCGATCGTCATCGTCGCCGGCTTCCAGGGCTTCAACCGCGACACCCGCGACATCACGACGCTCGGCCGCGGCGGCAGCGACACGACCGCCGTCGCGCTCGCGGCCGCGCTCGACGCGGATGTCTGCGAGATCTACACCGACGTCGACGGCGTCTTCACCTCCGACCCCCGGATCGTGAAGAAGGCCCGGAAGCTCGATCGGATCACGAGCGAGGAGATGCTCGAGCTCGCGGCATCCGGCGCCAAGGTCCTGCACATCCGCGCAGTGGAATACGCACGCCGCCACGGCGTGACCCTGCATGTGCGCTCGTCGTTCAACAACAGCGAGGGGACCATCGTCTACGACCCCGCGCGCCTTCCCGAAGGAGAAGCTGTGGAAGAGTCCGTCATCGCAGGTGTCGCGGTCGACCTGACCGAGGCCAAGATCACGGTCGTCGGCGTGCCCGACAAGCCGGGCGTCGCCGCGAAGATCTTCAAGATCGTCGCCGGCACGAACGCGAACGTCGACATGATCGTGCAGAACGTCTCCGCCGCCTCGACGGGCCGCACCGACATCTCCTTCACCCTGCCGAAGTCCGACGGCGAGCGCGCGCTCACGGCGCTCGCGGGCGCGCAGGAGGCCATCGGCTTCCTCTCGCTGCAGTACGACGACCAGATCGGCAAGCTCTCGCTCGTCGGCGCCGCCATGCGCTCGGCCGCAGGCGTGTCCGCCCGCCTGTTCGAGGCCCTCTACACGGCCGGCATCAACATCGAGATGATCTCGACCAGCGAGATCCGCATCTCGGTCGTCACGCGCGCCGACAGCGTGCACGCCGCAGCTCGTGCCGTGCACTCGGCGTTCGAGCTCGACGGCGACGACGACGCGGTCGTGCACGGCGGCACCGGGCGCTGA
- a CDS encoding aspartate-semialdehyde dehydrogenase, translating into MGNTNGVNIGVVGATGQVGAVVRRLLEERDFPVASIRYFASARSAGTTLPWKGEEIVVEDASTADPSGLDLAIFSAGATLSKAQAPRFAAAGVTVIDNSSGWRMDPDVPLVVSEVNPHAIDQAVKGIIANPNCTTMAAMPVLKVLHDEAGLERLIVSTYQAVSGAGLAGGEELLEQTRAAVAQDAIGLVQDGAAVEFPTAEKFPRTIAFDVIPLAGSIVDDGDLETDEEKKLRNESRKILELPGLRVAGTCVRVPVFTGHSLSLHVEFANEITPERATELLAAAPGVELSDVPTPLQAAGTDPSYVGRIRQDQSAPEGKGLVLFVSNDNLRKGAALNAVQIAELVAAKLPAAV; encoded by the coding sequence GTGGGCAACACCAACGGAGTGAACATCGGCGTCGTCGGCGCCACCGGTCAGGTCGGCGCGGTCGTGCGTCGCCTGCTCGAGGAGCGCGACTTCCCGGTCGCCTCCATCCGCTACTTCGCCTCGGCGCGCTCCGCCGGAACGACGCTGCCGTGGAAGGGCGAGGAGATCGTCGTCGAAGACGCCTCGACCGCCGACCCGAGCGGTCTCGACCTCGCGATCTTCTCCGCCGGTGCCACGCTCTCGAAGGCCCAGGCGCCGCGCTTCGCCGCCGCCGGCGTCACCGTGATCGACAACTCGAGCGGCTGGCGCATGGACCCCGACGTTCCGCTCGTCGTCAGCGAGGTGAACCCGCACGCGATCGACCAGGCCGTGAAGGGCATCATCGCGAACCCGAACTGCACCACGATGGCCGCGATGCCCGTGCTGAAGGTGCTGCACGACGAGGCCGGCCTCGAACGACTCATCGTGAGCACGTACCAGGCGGTCTCGGGCGCCGGTCTCGCGGGCGGCGAGGAGCTGCTCGAGCAGACGCGCGCCGCGGTCGCGCAAGACGCGATCGGCCTCGTGCAAGACGGTGCCGCGGTCGAGTTCCCCACTGCCGAGAAGTTCCCGCGCACGATCGCGTTCGACGTGATCCCGCTCGCCGGCTCGATCGTCGACGACGGCGACCTCGAGACCGACGAAGAGAAGAAGCTCCGCAACGAGAGCCGCAAGATCCTCGAGCTGCCTGGCCTGCGCGTCGCGGGCACCTGCGTGCGCGTGCCGGTGTTCACGGGCCACTCGCTCTCGCTCCACGTCGAGTTCGCGAACGAGATCACGCCCGAGCGCGCGACCGAGCTGCTCGCCGCGGCACCGGGCGTCGAGCTCTCCGACGTGCCCACCCCGCTGCAGGCGGCGGGCACCGATCCGAGCTACGTCGGCCGCATCCGTCAAGACCAGTCGGCGCCCGAGGGCAAGGGTCTCGTGCTCTTCGTCTCGAACGACAACCTGCGCAAGGGCGCGGCGCTGAACGCCGTGCAGATCGCGGAGCTCGTGGCGGCGAAGCTGCCCGCGGCGGTCTAG
- a CDS encoding RidA family protein → MSKIAVTLSNAPKPAGPYSHGVVANGFLYTAGFGPQDPATGEVVPGGATEQTRQVLRNIGAVLAEYDLSFDDVVKVTAHLEDLADFAEYNGAYAEFFTEPYPVRTTVGSRLANILVEIDVVAAIPQG, encoded by the coding sequence ATGTCCAAGATCGCCGTCACCCTCTCGAACGCCCCGAAGCCCGCAGGCCCCTACAGCCACGGCGTCGTCGCGAACGGATTCCTCTACACCGCCGGGTTCGGCCCGCAGGACCCGGCCACCGGCGAGGTCGTGCCGGGCGGCGCCACCGAGCAGACCCGCCAGGTGCTGCGCAACATCGGCGCCGTGCTCGCCGAGTACGACCTGTCGTTCGACGATGTCGTGAAGGTCACCGCCCACCTCGAAGACCTGGCGGACTTCGCGGAGTACAACGGCGCCTACGCCGAGTTCTTCACCGAGCCCTATCCCGTTCGCACCACGGTGGGCTCGCGCCTCGCGAACATCCTCGTCGAGATCGACGTCGTCGCCGCGATCCCGCAGGGCTGA
- a CDS encoding IclR family transcriptional regulator, whose product MSQSVKRAARIIDAIAADPRTVAELAEAFELHRSTMFRELQALEEVGWVRRRASGRYTLGTRLAALSKEALDSLDLREAGAEHVRRLQRRTGNTVHLAALMDRSIVYVDKAEDESGVRMYSRIGRAVIPNCSAVGKAILADLDRAGRDAVLAGVTWERYTELTITTRERLDRELALVRSRGWAADDREFEDFVNCIAVPIRSSLGIVGALSVTAIRMVADLDRLRAHLPAMRETADAIARELG is encoded by the coding sequence ATGTCGCAGAGCGTGAAACGCGCCGCCCGCATCATCGACGCGATCGCGGCCGACCCGCGCACCGTCGCCGAGCTCGCCGAGGCCTTCGAGCTGCACCGGTCGACGATGTTCCGGGAGTTGCAGGCGCTCGAGGAGGTCGGTTGGGTGCGCCGGCGCGCATCGGGCCGCTACACCCTCGGCACCCGGCTCGCCGCCCTGTCGAAGGAGGCGCTCGACTCCCTCGACCTGCGCGAGGCGGGTGCCGAGCACGTGCGCCGGCTGCAGCGCCGTACCGGCAACACCGTGCACCTCGCAGCGCTCATGGACCGCTCGATCGTCTACGTCGACAAGGCCGAAGACGAGTCGGGCGTGCGCATGTACTCCCGCATCGGCCGCGCGGTCATCCCCAACTGCTCGGCAGTCGGCAAGGCGATCCTCGCCGACCTCGACCGTGCGGGCCGCGACGCGGTGCTCGCCGGGGTCACCTGGGAGCGGTACACCGAGCTGACCATCACCACGCGCGAGCGCCTCGACCGCGAGCTCGCCCTCGTGCGCTCCCGCGGCTGGGCCGCCGACGACCGCGAGTTCGAGGACTTCGTCAACTGCATCGCCGTGCCGATCCGCAGCTCGCTCGGCATCGTCGGCGCGCTCTCGGTCACGGCGATCCGCATGGTCGCCGACCTCGACCGGTTGCGGGCGCACCTGCCCGCGATGCGCGAGACCGCCGACGCCATCGCGCGAGAACTCGGCTGA
- a CDS encoding amidohydrolase family protein: protein MPGIFADTEELAALAAPVAEVGAVYVSHMRGGYEANSAAGIAEVAAIARSSGARVHVSHFHAEPHLVRELVAELDLAGVDATFDAYPYTRGCSILAMPILPATLTVQPTADVVAELADPAARARLRREWFPTITRSASLGPEWPSMLTLAHVAAPEYDWAHGLTIAQGAAEASARSGTSIDAIDFALDVLVASRLEVGAVMAVQHERSDTGLAEILSHPAAIGGSDGIFIGRHPHPRARGSFARFLSMLVREQVALGWADAAALVSSRAAARFGLGDRGAVREGRIADLVLVDPDAVRATASYGEPLGLAVGIDDVLVAGVPVLAGGALTGATPGRGIRRSPGAAALGPGPLMSHRTADIPGPVVHEWSRGIEAEEEEA from the coding sequence GTGCCGGGCATCTTCGCCGACACCGAGGAACTCGCCGCCCTCGCGGCACCCGTCGCCGAAGTGGGAGCCGTCTACGTCTCGCACATGCGCGGCGGCTACGAGGCGAACTCCGCCGCGGGCATCGCCGAGGTGGCCGCGATCGCACGCAGCTCGGGTGCGCGCGTGCACGTCTCGCACTTCCACGCCGAGCCGCACCTCGTGCGGGAGCTCGTCGCCGAGCTCGACCTCGCCGGCGTCGACGCGACCTTCGACGCCTACCCGTACACGCGCGGCTGCTCGATCCTCGCGATGCCGATCCTGCCCGCCACCCTCACCGTGCAGCCCACCGCCGACGTCGTCGCCGAGCTCGCCGACCCCGCGGCGCGCGCCCGGCTCCGCCGGGAGTGGTTCCCGACGATCACGCGCTCCGCGAGCCTCGGCCCGGAGTGGCCGTCGATGCTCACGCTCGCCCATGTCGCGGCGCCCGAGTACGACTGGGCGCACGGCCTCACGATCGCGCAGGGGGCTGCCGAGGCATCCGCTCGCTCGGGCACCTCGATCGACGCGATCGACTTCGCCCTCGACGTGCTCGTCGCCTCGCGGCTCGAGGTCGGCGCCGTGATGGCCGTGCAGCACGAACGCAGCGATACCGGGCTCGCGGAGATCCTGTCGCACCCGGCGGCCATCGGCGGCTCCGACGGCATCTTCATCGGCCGCCACCCGCACCCGCGGGCGCGCGGCTCGTTCGCGCGGTTCCTCTCGATGCTCGTGCGCGAGCAGGTCGCGCTCGGCTGGGCGGATGCCGCGGCGCTCGTCTCCTCGCGCGCGGCGGCCCGGTTCGGGCTCGGCGACCGCGGCGCGGTACGCGAGGGCCGCATCGCCGACCTCGTGCTCGTCGACCCCGATGCCGTGCGCGCGACCGCGAGCTACGGGGAGCCGCTCGGGCTCGCGGTCGGCATCGACGATGTGCTCGTCGCCGGTGTGCCCGTGCTCGCGGGCGGCGCGCTCACCGGAGCGACGCCCGGCCGCGGCATCCGTCGGTCGCCTGGTGCCGCCGCCCTCGGTCCCGGACCACTCATGTCGCACCGGACCGCCGACATACCTGGTCCCGTGGTACACGAGTGGTCCCGAGGCATCGAAGCAGAAGAAGAGGAGGCCTGA
- a CDS encoding alanine racemase codes for MPLQTRLAALADDRLSAADKGLPARADGLTVREFLATEPALAEFWTPLLALDERALAHNASVIQGWCDDRGLELMPHGKTTMAPALWQLQLDAGATGLTLATPGQVRTARSFGIASIMLANTLVAPAALAFIAGELADPDFAFRSWVDSVETVEAMEHGLAGLALPRPIDVLVELGGAGGRTGARGVDEAVRIAERVAASPVLRLAGTAGYEGSLGHDRSPAVLDAVRGYLAEMLAVHAAVRGLADGELIVTAGGSAYLELVAEVFAPAIAEEGTGTRWILRSGASLLHDDGFYHGISPIDGELTPAMRGYARVVSHPEPGLALLDGGKRDFPYDEGLPVPFGVAEAPGAVERQLAGASVTALNDQHAYLRADGPLDLAIGEVVSLGLSHPCTAFDKWRLIPVVEGGGSDRVVALVRTFF; via the coding sequence ATGCCGCTGCAGACGCGACTCGCAGCGCTCGCCGACGATCGGCTGAGCGCAGCAGACAAGGGCCTGCCCGCCCGCGCCGACGGACTCACGGTGCGCGAGTTCCTCGCGACCGAACCGGCGCTCGCCGAGTTCTGGACCCCGCTGCTCGCGCTCGACGAGCGGGCGCTCGCGCACAACGCCTCGGTGATCCAGGGCTGGTGCGACGATCGCGGTCTCGAACTCATGCCGCACGGCAAGACCACGATGGCCCCGGCCCTCTGGCAGCTCCAGCTCGACGCCGGCGCCACCGGGCTCACCCTCGCGACCCCCGGACAGGTGCGTACGGCGCGCTCGTTCGGCATCGCCTCGATCATGCTCGCGAACACGCTCGTCGCGCCGGCCGCGCTCGCGTTCATCGCCGGCGAACTCGCCGACCCCGACTTCGCGTTCCGCTCGTGGGTCGACTCGGTCGAGACCGTCGAGGCGATGGAGCACGGCCTCGCAGGTCTCGCACTCCCCCGCCCGATCGACGTCCTCGTCGAGCTCGGCGGGGCCGGCGGCCGCACGGGCGCTCGCGGCGTCGACGAGGCCGTGCGCATCGCCGAGCGCGTCGCCGCGTCGCCAGTGCTGCGGCTCGCGGGCACCGCCGGCTACGAGGGCAGCCTCGGCCACGATCGCTCCCCCGCGGTGCTCGACGCCGTGCGCGGCTACCTCGCCGAGATGCTCGCGGTGCACGCGGCCGTACGCGGCCTCGCCGACGGCGAGCTCATCGTCACCGCCGGCGGCAGCGCGTACCTGGAACTGGTCGCCGAGGTGTTCGCGCCCGCGATCGCCGAGGAGGGCACCGGCACCCGCTGGATCCTCCGCTCGGGCGCCTCGCTCCTGCACGACGACGGCTTCTACCACGGCATCTCGCCGATCGACGGCGAGCTCACGCCCGCGATGCGCGGCTACGCCCGCGTCGTCTCGCACCCCGAGCCGGGCCTCGCGCTGCTCGACGGCGGCAAGCGCGACTTCCCCTACGACGAGGGCCTGCCCGTGCCGTTCGGCGTCGCCGAGGCACCCGGTGCCGTCGAGCGGCAGCTCGCCGGGGCATCCGTGACCGCGCTCAACGACCAGCACGCGTACCTCCGCGCCGACGGCCCGCTCGATCTCGCCATCGGCGAGGTCGTGTCGCTCGGCCTCTCGCACCCGTGCACGGCGTTCGACAAGTGGCGCCTCATCCCGGTCGTCGAGGGCGGCGGTTCCGACCGGGTGGTCGCGCTCGTGCGCACGTTCTTCTAG